The Pseudomonas sp. FP2309 genomic sequence ACCGGCTTGGAAAAGCTGGAGGCGGCGTTCACCACCAACGGCGTGCGTAAAGAGGCACTGAAGTTCTTTGGCCTGGCGGATCAGACCGCGTGCAACCTCGTTTTTCGTGGATCTTTCAAGGGGCAGAGAGGCACCGTCAAGTCGGTAAACGTAACCCTGCGCGGATCGCTCAAAGAAGTCGATATGGGCGATTGGAAGCCTGGCGACAAGGCCGAAATCAAGCACGCCGTGGCCGTCACCTACTACAAGCTCGAAATCGATGGTCGTGTGATGTACGAAATCGACTTTGCCAACATGGTGCAGGTGATCAACGGTGTTGATCAGCTGGCCGCTGAACGTTCGGCCCTGGGCCTCTAAGGATTGATGACATGACTGATTCTCTTACTGCGCCGCTGCCGTCCTGGCTGGTCCTGAGTGATGACGGCGTTACCGTAACGCTCAAGCACAAGGCCAACCTTAACGGTGTTGTGACGGACAAGCTGATGATGCGCGCGCCCAGCGTAAAGGATGTTATGGCCGCCAAGATCGCCGGCAATGGTGATCATGAAAAAGTGGAGCTGAACCTGTTTTGCAGCTTGCTCACGGCCACCGAGGCAGAACTCACGTCCCTCAAATACAAGGACTACATGCGCCTTCAGGCGGGCTATTTTCGCCTGGTTGAGGAAGACGACGTGTAATGAGGGCACGCTTAAGGTGCTGGCCAAGCGCTTGGCAAAAGAGACGGGTTTCTCGTCTGCCGAGATCCTGGCCATGCCCTTTAACGTGATGGTGTGGTGGCTCACGGATTGAGCCGCTGTTGATCTTCCCGACGTATAGGGCGCGCACATGGCGAATAAACTTGCTCTCGGCCTGGTGATTGGCGGGGCCGTCAGCTCGACGGTAGGGGCGGCGTTCAAGGACGTCAGCAACAAAATCAAGAAGCTGGAGGAACAAGGTTCCCGCGCGCGGGTGCTGGAAAAAACCATTGGCGAAACCATGCGCTTGCGTGATGAATGGCGCAAGGCGCACATGGCTGGCGACAAAGGCGCGGACGCGCTACGGCGAAAGCTTGAGAATAATCTGGATGGCCTGCGTAAGCAGGGCGTGGAAGTGCGCAACCTGACCAAGGCTTACTCGGCCATGGGGCAGGCGGCGACAAAGGCCGAGTTTAAAGCCAAGGGCCACATGCAGCTCGATGCTGGCAAACAGCGTCTGAAAAGCAGCATTGGCCAGGCAGCCGCCGCCACGGCAGCAATGGCCGTTCCCACGAAGGTGAGCGCGGACTTTGGCGCAATTGTCCGTGACATTGCGATCAAGGCGAACATTGCCAACAAGCCCGAAGAAGCGCAGATGGCCAAGACAATTGTTGGCACGTCGCGCGATACCGGCATGGCTCGTAATCAGGTGGCCGAGGTGGTCAACGCCCTGGTGGGGGCTGGCATGGAGCTTGATAAGGCGCTGTCTTATGCGCCGGTGGCGGCCAAGTTTGCCGTGGGCCAGGGTTCGGACGGCGGCGAAACGGCCCGCATGATCAATGCCCTGGGGCAGAACGCCAAAATCTCCGACCCGGCCGTGATGCAAAAGGCGCTGGAGGCCATCGCCTATCAGGGCCAGGCGGGCAGTTTTGAAGCGGCCGACATGGCCCGTTGGTTCCCCGAGTTGCTGGCCGGCATGGGCAAGATCGGCATTACTGGCATGGATGCAGTGACGCAACTTGGCTCAATGCTTCAAGTGCAAATGAAGACCGCCGGCGGTGCCGACGAAGCGGCCAACAACCTCAAGAACTGGATGGAGAAAATCGGTTCTGGCGATACGGTAAAGGCCTACAAGGACGCCGGCATTGACTACCAAGCGTCGATGAATACCGGCCTGCAGAACGGTAAATCAACCCTGGAATC encodes the following:
- a CDS encoding phage major tail tube protein is translated as MIPEMLTNCVMFADGVSFSGDVPSMTLPKLSIKTEEYRGGGMSGPVDLPTGLEKLEAAFTTNGVRKEALKFFGLADQTACNLVFRGSFKGQRGTVKSVNVTLRGSLKEVDMGDWKPGDKAEIKHAVAVTYYKLEIDGRVMYEIDFANMVQVINGVDQLAAERSALGL
- a CDS encoding phage tail assembly protein, encoding MTDSLTAPLPSWLVLSDDGVTVTLKHKANLNGVVTDKLMMRAPSVKDVMAAKIAGNGDHEKVELNLFCSLLTATEAELTSLKYKDYMRLQAGYFRLVEEDDV